From one Lycium ferocissimum isolate CSIRO_LF1 chromosome 5, AGI_CSIRO_Lferr_CH_V1, whole genome shotgun sequence genomic stretch:
- the LOC132058097 gene encoding uncharacterized protein LOC132058097 — protein MTQKLCCMVMRINIDCRGCYMKVSRALLTIPELETRFIEKNHSRVIVCGNFVPQDVAIKIRKKTNRRVEILEIQDLSANDDDLKQEQMPQLSSNCHNQAEAETHVTPQYPQPHTYFQVFT, from the exons ATGACTCAGAAG TTATGTTGCATGGTTATGAGGATTAACATAGATTGCAGAGGATGTTACATGAAAGTAAGTCGGGCACTTCTCACAATACCAG agCTGGAGACAAGATTCATAGAGAAAAATCACAGCAGAGTAATTGTTTGTGGGAATTTTGTACCACAAGATGTGGCcatcaaaataagaaagaagacaAATCGGAGAGTTGAAATATTGGAGATACAAGATTTAAGTGCCAATGACGATGATCTAAAGCAAGAGCAAATGCCCCAACTAAGCTCTAATTGCCACAACCAAGCTGAAGCAGAAACACATGTAACACCACAATATCCACAACCACACACGTACTTTCAAGTTTTCACCTAA
- the LOC132055512 gene encoding aluminum-activated malate transporter 9-like, which yields MVRKLNSFRKSFEEKRIRERLLSSCNGDYTELPEFNHTFDYQETSSGCCSSFKEKFAEIWKDWKRVAVKAMEMGRTDPRKIVFSAKMGLALMLISLLIFFKEPVKELSRYSVWAILTVVVVFEFSIGATLSKGFNRGLGTLSAGGLALGMAELSQLAGDWEEVVIVIGIFITGFCITYAKQYPAMKPYEYGFRVFLITYCFIMVSGYRTREFIHTAVSRFLLIALGAGVSLAVNICVYPIWAGEDLHNLVAKNFINIATSLEGCISEYLKCVEYKRIPSKILTYQAADDPVYNGYRSTVESISQEEALVAFAIWEPPHGPYKMIKYPWKNYVKVSGALRYCAFMVMALHGCILSEIQAPAERRQVFRNELQRVGTAGAKVLRELGEKVKKMEKLGSVDILYEVHEAAEQLQKKVDRKSYLFVNAENWEIGTRPAVVDIPQELRSMEDDRNSFQHHRSLSETVIDIDSILTSKSWDNRMFNVASNNNQTAGVTPEIKTEKPKFRTAHSLPKANDALKEVEEKEDDEEEESKTYESASALSLATFTSLLIEFVARLQNVVDSFEELSEKAKFKEPVDLSEASRKVGLWSRLIGCIKFWKRESNSLV from the exons ATGGTGAGGAAATTAAATTCCTTTAGAAAAAGTTTcgaagaaaaaagaataagagaaaGGCTTTTATCCTCATGCAACGGAGATTACACAGAGTTACCTGAATTCAATCACACATTTGATTATCAAGAAACTTCTTCTGGTTGTTGTTCTTCTTTTAAGGAGAAATTTGCTGAGATATGGAAAGATTGGAAAAGAGTAGCTGTAAAGGCTATGGAAATGGGTCGAACCGACCCGAGAAAGATTGTATTCTCTGCGAAAATGGGTTTAGCATTGATGCTTATATCTTTGTTAATCTTCTTTAAAGAACCGGTTAAAGAGCTTAGTAGATACTCTGTTTGGGCTATTCTTACTGTTGTTGTCGTTTTTGAGTTCAGTATTG GAGCCACTCTAAGCAAAGGGTTTAATCGTGGGCTTGGGACACTATCAGCTGGAGGACTTGCTCTTGGAATGGCTGAATTGTCTCAGTTGGCCGGAGACTGGGAAGAAGTCGTTATAGTCATTGGTATATTCATAACAG GTTTTTGCATTACTTATGCAAAACAGTACCCGGCAATGAAGCCCTATGAATATGGTTTCCGAGTTTTCCTGATAACGTATTGTTTCATCATGGTATCTGGTTATCGCACAAGAGAATTTATTCATACAGCTGTAAGTCGGTTTTTGCTCATTGCACTTGGTGCTGGTGTTTCCTTAGCTGTGAACATATGTGTGTATCCCATCTGGGCTGGTGAGGATCTTCACAATCTGGTGGCTAAGAATTTCATCAATATAGCTACTTCACTAGAAG GTTGTATCAGTGAGTATCTGAAGTGTGTCGAGTATAAGAGAATCCCTTCAAAAATTCTTACTTACCAAGCAGCTGATGATCCAGTTTACAATGGCTACAGATCAACAGTAGAATCTATAAGCCAAGAGGAAGCTCTG GTAGCATTTGCAATCTGGGAGCCACCCCATGGTCCATACAAGATGATTAAATATCCTTGGAAAAACTATGTTAAAGTTAGCGGTGCATTAAGATATTGCGCTTTCATGGTTATGGCACTACATGGCTGTATACTATCTGAAATACAG GCTCCTGCCGAAAGAAGACAGGTGTTCCGTAATGAGCTTCAGAGAGTAGGTACAGCAGGTGCCAAAGTGTTGAGAGAACTtggggaaaaagtgaaaaagatgGAGAAGTTGGGGTCAGTGGACATTCTCTATGAAGTGCATGAAGCAGCAGAACAGTTGCAAAAAAAGGTGGATCGGAAATCTTATCTTTTTGTCAATGCAGAAAACTGGGAAATCGGAACTCGACCTGCAGTAGTGGATATTCCCCAGGAGCTTAGAAGCATGGAAGATGACAGAAACTCTTTTCAACATCACAGATCTCTTAGTGAAACAGTTATCGATATCGACTCCATCCTTACCTCAAAAAGTTGGGATAATAGGATGTTTAACGTGGCTAGTAATAACAACCAAACTGCAGGTGTAACCCCAGAAATCAAGACAGAGAAACCAAAATTCCGGACAGCACATTCACTgcctaaagctaatgatgcaCTAAAGGAGGTGGAAGAGAAAGAGGAcgacgaagaagaagaatcaaagacatacgaaagTGCCAGTGCTTTGTCTTTAGCAACATTCACTTCCCTTCTCATAGAATTTGTTGCAAGACTTCAAAACGTAGTAGACTCATTCGAAGAATTAAGTGAGAAAGCAAAATTTAAGGAACCTGTGGATTTGTCTGAAGCATCGCGGAAAGTTGGCTTGTGGTCCAGGTTAATAGGCTGTATAAAGTTTTGGAAAAGAGAGAGCAATTCACTAGTTTAG